In Gemmatimonadota bacterium, a single genomic region encodes these proteins:
- the priA gene encoding primosomal protein N': protein MGTLTAGVALPVPVLDPPAFTYRVPQSMERSVRVGCRVAVPFGAGRTLTGFVVAMNPPDPPEELRSLHELVDDDPLLDGEMLDLGKWIAERTLCSWGDALRAMLPGHTAPRREKVLRLGAPVATTLFGTSEESDPAERALAAVAEEGELSTLLLAKRLGMRVADLRPVVQQLIRSKRILATDRAVSRASSVPRIKVVALAGDAEAGEELARRAPVQHRCVEFLREAGGDIPLRDLAEAVAGARGAVRALTRKKLVRVRLGEWETEDAADFVTVSRHEPNAEQASAIGALTGALGSLTHQTFLLHGVTGSGKTEVYLRAMEEARRLGGHSILLVPEITLTPQMVSCVRGRFGRRAAVLHSRLTDAERRRTRFRARRGDYDVVLGPRSAVFTPLPNLRLVVIDEEHDGAYKQEDAPRYHARDVAIERARRAGATVVLGTATPDLETWHRASGGKFSLLRLGSRVSALPLPEVELVDQRGGRGAFSGELLEAIGERLARREQTILFLNRRGFSPFVQCVTCGMAVRCGACDVSLTFHKSDGTLRCHYCDHEEPRLDACAACGARTLVYRGAGTQRIEEDLRERFPKMHLARLDSDSVQRRGAHEEILGAFLDGKVDVLLGTQMVAKGLDFPRVTLVGVINADTGLHLPDFRSAERTFQLLAQVAGRAGRSELGGKVLIQTRCPEHACLAAARTHDDAAFRESEMEQRKAMGYPPFAKLAAILVRGPNLGRTEGAAEVVRDRMAVRVQECAEWTVVLGPAAAPIAQVRGKHRFHLLVKGRRRADVRRVALAARGAIAGYADVEVQVDVDPVSML from the coding sequence GTGGGCACGCTGACGGCGGGCGTCGCGCTCCCGGTCCCGGTGTTGGACCCGCCAGCTTTTACATACCGTGTCCCGCAGAGCATGGAGCGCAGCGTACGCGTGGGATGCCGCGTGGCGGTCCCGTTCGGTGCGGGTCGCACGCTGACGGGCTTTGTCGTTGCCATGAATCCACCGGACCCGCCGGAAGAACTGCGCTCCCTCCATGAACTGGTGGACGATGACCCGCTTCTCGACGGGGAGATGCTCGATCTCGGGAAGTGGATTGCCGAGCGGACGCTTTGCTCCTGGGGCGATGCGCTTCGCGCAATGCTGCCGGGACACACGGCGCCGCGCCGGGAAAAGGTGCTTCGGCTGGGGGCTCCGGTGGCGACCACCCTTTTCGGCACCTCCGAAGAATCCGACCCCGCCGAGCGCGCTCTCGCGGCAGTCGCCGAAGAAGGGGAACTGTCGACGCTCCTGCTCGCAAAGCGGCTTGGGATGCGTGTGGCGGATCTTCGGCCGGTCGTGCAGCAACTCATCCGGTCGAAGCGGATTCTGGCGACCGATCGGGCGGTCTCCCGGGCGTCGTCGGTGCCACGCATCAAGGTGGTGGCGCTGGCCGGAGACGCGGAAGCCGGGGAGGAACTGGCACGCCGCGCTCCCGTGCAGCACCGATGCGTCGAGTTTCTGCGCGAAGCCGGTGGGGACATCCCGCTGCGCGACCTTGCGGAGGCGGTCGCCGGCGCGCGGGGTGCGGTGCGCGCGCTCACGCGGAAGAAACTGGTGCGCGTGCGCCTCGGGGAGTGGGAGACGGAGGACGCCGCCGACTTCGTCACCGTCTCCCGGCATGAACCGAATGCGGAGCAGGCGTCCGCCATTGGCGCGCTTACCGGCGCGCTGGGCTCGCTCACCCATCAGACCTTCCTCCTGCACGGGGTCACCGGCAGCGGCAAGACCGAGGTCTACCTCCGCGCCATGGAAGAGGCGAGGCGCCTCGGCGGCCACTCCATTCTCCTTGTGCCGGAGATCACCCTGACGCCGCAGATGGTGTCATGCGTGCGCGGCCGATTCGGTCGCCGGGCGGCGGTGCTGCATTCGCGACTCACGGATGCGGAGCGCCGACGCACGCGCTTCCGGGCGCGTCGTGGCGATTACGATGTGGTACTCGGGCCGCGCTCGGCGGTGTTCACGCCGCTTCCGAACCTGCGTCTGGTCGTGATCGACGAGGAACACGACGGCGCCTACAAGCAGGAAGACGCACCCCGGTACCACGCCCGCGATGTCGCCATCGAGCGCGCCCGTCGCGCCGGGGCGACCGTCGTGCTGGGAACGGCGACGCCGGATCTCGAAACCTGGCATCGCGCCAGCGGCGGGAAGTTCAGCCTCCTTCGCCTGGGCTCGCGTGTGTCGGCGTTGCCTCTGCCGGAGGTGGAACTCGTGGACCAGCGCGGGGGGCGCGGGGCGTTTTCCGGGGAACTTCTGGAGGCGATCGGCGAACGCCTTGCGCGTCGCGAGCAGACCATTCTCTTTCTGAATCGCCGAGGATTCAGTCCGTTCGTGCAGTGCGTCACCTGCGGGATGGCGGTTCGGTGTGGCGCGTGCGATGTGTCGCTGACCTTCCACAAGTCCGACGGGACGCTTCGCTGTCACTACTGCGATCACGAAGAGCCGCGCCTGGACGCGTGTGCGGCGTGCGGCGCTCGGACGCTGGTGTACCGGGGCGCGGGAACCCAGCGGATCGAAGAGGATCTTCGCGAGCGATTCCCGAAGATGCATCTCGCGCGGCTGGACTCCGATTCCGTGCAGCGGCGCGGCGCCCACGAGGAGATCCTCGGCGCATTCCTGGACGGGAAGGTGGATGTGCTGCTCGGGACGCAGATGGTCGCGAAGGGGCTGGACTTCCCGCGCGTGACGCTGGTCGGCGTGATCAACGCCGATACCGGGCTGCATCTGCCGGACTTCCGCTCCGCGGAGCGCACCTTTCAGTTGCTGGCGCAGGTGGCGGGGCGCGCGGGGCGGAGTGAACTGGGCGGAAAGGTGCTGATCCAGACGCGCTGCCCGGAACACGCGTGCCTTGCGGCGGCGCGCACGCACGACGACGCGGCATTCCGCGAGTCGGAGATGGAGCAGCGGAAGGCGATGGGCTACCCGCCGTTCGCGAAACTGGCGGCGATCCTCGTGCGCGGCCCGAACCTGGGGCGCACCGAGGGCGCGGCCGAAGTCGTGCGCGATCGAATGGCCGTGCGCGTGCAGGAGTGCGCGGAGTGGACGGTTGTGCTGGGTCCGGCGGCCGCCCCGATCGCGCAGGTGCGCGGGAAGCACCGGTTCCACCTGCTGGTCAAGGGTCGCCGCCGGGCGGATGTGCGCCGGGTTGCCCTGGCCGCGCGTGGCGCCATTGCGGGGTACGCGGATGTCGAGGTGCAGGTGGATGTGGACCCGGTGAGCATGCTGTGA
- a CDS encoding sulfatase-like hydrolase/transferase: protein MKTRIQVEIVLVAAFLALCGCGRKEAPPGVLLVTIDTCRADRIGCYGSTLCETPTLDGLAGRGVAYLDATATAPVTLPSHCSILTGLYPDRHTVRDNGAGRLPGEARTIPEILRDEGWSTAAFLAAVPLESRYGTGQGFDLYEDDLADDLPEGDILNRLYSDQRTADRVVDLALPWMTQAAAGTKPYFAWVHFFDPHQAYEPPPHIASRYEDAPYEGEIAFVDEQLGRLLGGLGEAVRSRLLVAVTADHGESLGEHEEPSHGFFVYDSALRVPWIMAGPGVPEGVRVEDPVSLVQFAPTLLELVGVPVPSGLDGGSAAGLLRGDDAAPDAIFAEALFPRLNFDWEGSRSIRKGGWKYIDAPRPELYDLTADPHETRNVLSGHPGEARALRAELWEHSARGGALGAVEAIVDEAAREQLEGLGYVGGVGASSAPAAEAALWTFRGPDPKDGVTVFALLQKLPQLILSGKTAEAKAVAAEMDAAIPGDLPVLRKVAQLWRRAEAWEETEAAWRKVVALDARDAAAWLGIGEAALRTGDRPGATEAYERAAEANPTDARAWRMAGSLLAETGDHAGAVAALERAVAADSSAEALADLGRALKDAGRAREGLAAYDRAISADPGFAGAVTGRASILTAMGRPAEAVETLRRGLVASGEDAGIANNLAWILADHRAVFDPEEAYRLARLAASKEPDDAAILDTLGWAAIRSGRPTEAVEPLRRAWEATRDAEVRAHLGIALAESGREADGRAHVRAALAERPDLGSVPEVAEWAR from the coding sequence GTGAAGACGCGCATTCAGGTCGAAATCGTCCTTGTGGCCGCCTTTCTGGCACTTTGCGGTTGTGGCCGGAAGGAAGCGCCACCGGGGGTTCTCCTGGTGACGATCGACACCTGCCGGGCAGACCGGATTGGCTGCTACGGCTCCACGCTCTGCGAAACCCCGACCCTTGACGGTCTGGCCGGGCGGGGCGTGGCCTATCTGGACGCCACGGCGACCGCACCCGTCACGCTGCCCTCCCACTGCTCCATTCTCACGGGGCTCTATCCGGACAGGCATACCGTGCGCGACAACGGGGCCGGCCGCCTCCCCGGGGAGGCCCGGACGATTCCCGAGATTCTTCGCGACGAGGGCTGGTCCACCGCCGCCTTTCTTGCCGCCGTTCCGCTGGAGAGCCGCTACGGCACCGGGCAGGGCTTCGACCTCTACGAGGACGACCTCGCGGACGACCTTCCGGAGGGGGACATCCTGAACCGGCTCTATTCCGACCAGCGGACCGCGGATCGGGTGGTGGACCTCGCGCTGCCGTGGATGACACAGGCGGCGGCCGGGACAAAGCCGTACTTTGCGTGGGTCCACTTCTTCGACCCGCATCAGGCGTACGAGCCGCCGCCACACATCGCGTCCCGCTATGAGGACGCCCCCTACGAAGGGGAGATCGCGTTCGTGGACGAGCAGCTCGGGCGGCTGCTCGGCGGTCTCGGGGAGGCGGTGAGGTCGAGGCTTCTCGTGGCGGTGACCGCGGATCACGGGGAGTCGCTCGGTGAGCACGAGGAGCCCTCGCACGGCTTCTTCGTCTACGATTCCGCGCTCCGCGTGCCGTGGATCATGGCGGGCCCGGGCGTGCCGGAGGGGGTCCGCGTGGAAGATCCCGTGTCGCTGGTGCAGTTTGCCCCGACGCTTCTGGAACTGGTCGGCGTGCCGGTCCCTTCCGGGCTGGATGGAGGGAGCGCGGCCGGGCTTCTTCGCGGAGACGACGCCGCCCCCGACGCGATCTTCGCGGAGGCGCTCTTTCCCCGGCTCAACTTCGACTGGGAGGGCAGCCGGAGCATTCGGAAGGGCGGCTGGAAGTACATCGATGCGCCGCGGCCGGAACTCTACGACCTGACGGCGGACCCCCACGAGACACGAAATGTGCTGTCCGGGCACCCGGGAGAGGCCCGCGCGCTTCGTGCGGAACTGTGGGAGCATTCGGCGCGCGGGGGGGCGCTCGGTGCGGTCGAGGCCATTGTGGACGAGGCGGCGCGGGAGCAACTGGAGGGGCTGGGGTATGTCGGAGGGGTGGGCGCGTCGTCGGCCCCGGCGGCAGAGGCGGCGTTGTGGACCTTCCGCGGCCCGGACCCGAAGGACGGGGTCACGGTCTTCGCGCTGCTTCAGAAGCTGCCGCAGCTCATTCTTTCGGGGAAGACGGCCGAGGCGAAGGCGGTCGCGGCGGAGATGGATGCGGCCATCCCCGGGGACCTGCCGGTGCTTCGCAAGGTGGCGCAGCTCTGGCGGCGGGCGGAGGCATGGGAGGAGACGGAGGCCGCGTGGCGCAAGGTGGTGGCGCTCGACGCGCGGGATGCCGCGGCCTGGCTCGGAATCGGGGAGGCGGCTCTTCGCACGGGAGACCGCCCGGGCGCGACGGAGGCATATGAACGGGCGGCCGAAGCCAACCCCACGGACGCACGCGCATGGAGGATGGCCGGGAGCCTCCTGGCGGAAACGGGAGATCATGCAGGGGCGGTTGCCGCGCTGGAGCGTGCGGTGGCGGCGGATTCCTCGGCGGAGGCTCTGGCGGACCTCGGTCGTGCGCTGAAGGACGCGGGGCGTGCCCGAGAGGGCCTTGCCGCTTACGACCGGGCGATCTCGGCGGACCCGGGGTTCGCCGGGGCCGTGACCGGGCGGGCATCGATCCTGACGGCGATGGGGCGGCCCGCGGAAGCGGTGGAGACGCTTCGCAGGGGACTTGTCGCGTCCGGCGAAGACGCGGGGATCGCGAACAACCTGGCATGGATTCTCGCGGACCACCGGGCGGTCTTTGACCCGGAGGAAGCCTACCGGCTGGCGCGGCTGGCGGCGTCGAAGGAGCCGGACGACGCGGCCATTCTCGACACGCTGGGGTGGGCGGCCATCCGCTCCGGGCGGCCCACGGAGGCGGTGGAACCGCTGCGCCGCGCCTGGGAGGCCACGCGGGACGCGGAAGTGCGGGCGCATCTGGGGATTGCGCTGGCGGAGTCAGGGCGGGAGGCGGACGGCCGCGCACATGTCCGGGCGGCGCTTGCCGAACGGCCCGATCTGGGGAGCGTGCCGGAGGTGGCCGAGTGGGCACGCTGA
- a CDS encoding tetratricopeptide repeat protein has translation MVRLGHAVLASIVLVSLLLPATALAESALANCKYYTKTQGEWEQAVPYCLKCMEEEPENPETYYYAGWALREAGRFDEAWEANSWLLDRIDGRDKKTRKLAKKVEDQLQNTYARAFNGGIQLLEKEDNEGAMAAFLHATRVYPIKVDAYLNLAFTQAQLGEKAAALESYRSALRVEPENLVALERTAWTLVDAWRETSAAAAAGDSTAAVAAVAQEARDILKRVIALNPESDRAYATLAEIEFDAGNLTDALVAIRKAIQMDRQNVVSLYNVAVGFYQADQYAAAAAAFGAVADELKGTGEDLWSDALYNRGICFLYQEQFADCVQSLLPLVEANREVQDYYRILARAYSKMGLKQEASEMLLKFQELEQAKEQEQELELDQAKE, from the coding sequence ATGGTCCGGCTCGGCCACGCGGTTCTCGCGTCGATTGTTCTCGTCTCACTTCTTCTTCCCGCGACGGCGCTTGCGGAGTCCGCCCTGGCGAACTGCAAGTACTACACCAAGACGCAAGGAGAATGGGAACAGGCCGTCCCGTATTGCCTGAAGTGCATGGAGGAGGAACCGGAGAATCCGGAGACCTACTACTACGCGGGGTGGGCCCTTCGTGAGGCGGGGCGCTTTGACGAAGCCTGGGAGGCCAACTCATGGCTCCTGGACCGGATCGACGGCAGGGACAAGAAGACGCGGAAGCTTGCGAAGAAGGTGGAGGACCAACTTCAGAACACTTACGCACGGGCGTTCAACGGCGGGATTCAGCTTCTCGAAAAAGAGGACAACGAAGGGGCGATGGCGGCGTTTCTGCATGCGACGAGGGTGTATCCCATCAAGGTGGACGCGTACCTGAACCTCGCGTTTACGCAGGCGCAACTGGGCGAGAAGGCTGCCGCGCTGGAGAGTTACCGGAGCGCGCTTCGCGTGGAGCCGGAGAACCTGGTGGCGCTGGAAAGAACCGCATGGACGCTCGTGGATGCCTGGCGGGAAACTTCGGCTGCCGCTGCGGCCGGAGATTCGACGGCTGCGGTTGCCGCCGTGGCTCAGGAGGCGCGGGACATACTGAAGCGCGTGATTGCGCTGAATCCCGAGAGCGACCGCGCGTATGCCACGCTGGCGGAGATTGAGTTCGACGCCGGGAATCTGACGGACGCACTGGTCGCCATCCGCAAGGCAATCCAAATGGACCGCCAGAATGTTGTCAGTCTCTACAATGTCGCCGTGGGTTTCTATCAGGCGGATCAATACGCGGCTGCTGCGGCGGCGTTTGGTGCCGTCGCGGACGAACTCAAGGGCACCGGAGAGGATCTCTGGTCGGACGCGCTCTACAATCGGGGCATCTGCTTCCTTTACCAGGAGCAGTTTGCGGACTGCGTCCAGTCGCTGCTCCCGCTGGTGGAAGCGAATCGGGAAGTTCAGGACTACTATCGCATTCTTGCCCGTGCGTACTCGAAGATGGGTTTGAAGCAGGAGGCCTCCGAGATGCTCCTCAAGTTCCAGGAACTGGAACAGGCGAAGGAACAGGAACAGGAACTGGAACTGGACCAGGCGAAGGAGTAG
- the rpmE gene encoding 50S ribosomal protein L31: MKAEVHPEYQECEVRCVCGNTFKTRSTVGDVQVDICSACHPFFTGKQKLIDTAGRVDRYRKRFAKYEAGKKDAPAADTPTADAPAADASPETPASGE, from the coding sequence ATGAAGGCAGAAGTTCATCCGGAATACCAGGAGTGTGAGGTCCGCTGCGTCTGCGGAAACACATTCAAGACCCGATCGACCGTCGGCGATGTTCAGGTGGACATCTGCTCTGCGTGCCACCCCTTCTTCACTGGCAAGCAGAAACTGATTGATACCGCAGGTCGCGTGGATCGTTACCGGAAGCGTTTTGCCAAGTACGAGGCCGGCAAGAAGGATGCGCCTGCCGCGGACACTCCCACTGCCGACGCGCCTGCCGCGGACGCATCGCCGGAGACCCCGGCTTCGGGCGAGTAG
- the rho gene encoding transcription termination factor Rho has translation MNLADMKTKTMAELVEAANELDIPGTSGLRKQELIFKILEAQTEKSGLIFAEGVLEILNEGYGFLRSPDYSYLPGPDDIYVSPSQIKRFDLLTGDTISGQVRAPKESERYFALLKVEAINFENPEAARHRTLFDNLTPLYPDERVALEHDSEDICTRIMDLLSPIGKGQRGLIVAPPRTGKTVLLQKIANAVSANHPEVHLIVLLIDERPEEVTDMQRSVRGEVISSTFDEPATRHVQVADMVIEKARRLVEYKKDVVILLDSITRLARAHNTVIPHSGKILSGGVDANALQRPKRFFGAARNIENGGSLTIIATALIETGSRMDEVIFEEFKGTGNMELVLERKLADRRIWPAIDLQRSGTRKEELLLDETEMNRTWILRKYLNELNVVEAMEFLVERFGQYPNNKKFMESMTTGS, from the coding sequence CTGAACCTGGCGGACATGAAGACCAAGACGATGGCCGAACTGGTTGAGGCGGCCAACGAACTGGACATCCCGGGGACTTCCGGACTGCGCAAGCAGGAGCTGATCTTCAAGATCCTGGAGGCGCAGACCGAGAAGTCCGGCCTGATTTTCGCCGAAGGCGTGCTGGAGATTCTGAATGAGGGCTACGGGTTCCTCCGATCGCCGGACTACAGCTACCTCCCGGGACCGGACGACATTTATGTCTCCCCTTCGCAGATCAAACGCTTCGATCTGCTGACGGGCGACACCATCTCCGGACAGGTTCGCGCCCCGAAAGAGAGCGAGCGGTACTTCGCGCTTCTAAAGGTCGAGGCCATCAACTTCGAGAATCCGGAGGCCGCACGCCACCGCACACTCTTCGACAATCTGACGCCGCTCTACCCGGATGAAAGAGTGGCTCTGGAGCATGACTCAGAGGACATTTGCACGCGGATCATGGATCTGCTCTCCCCGATCGGGAAGGGCCAGCGAGGGTTGATTGTCGCGCCGCCCCGTACCGGGAAGACGGTGTTGCTCCAGAAGATCGCGAATGCCGTTTCCGCGAACCATCCGGAAGTACACCTCATCGTGCTGCTCATTGATGAACGGCCGGAAGAGGTCACGGACATGCAGCGCAGCGTCCGCGGCGAGGTCATCAGTTCCACCTTTGATGAACCGGCCACGCGCCATGTGCAGGTGGCGGACATGGTCATTGAGAAGGCGCGTCGGCTTGTAGAGTACAAGAAGGATGTCGTGATTCTCCTCGACTCCATCACGCGACTGGCGCGTGCGCACAACACGGTGATTCCGCATTCGGGCAAGATCCTCTCCGGCGGAGTGGACGCAAACGCACTCCAGCGCCCGAAGCGTTTCTTCGGCGCGGCGCGGAATATCGAGAATGGCGGCAGCCTGACGATCATTGCCACCGCGCTGATCGAGACGGGATCGCGCATGGACGAAGTGATCTTCGAGGAGTTCAAGGGAACCGGGAACATGGAACTGGTGCTGGAGCGAAAACTCGCGGATCGGCGGATCTGGCCCGCGATTGACCTTCAGCGTTCCGGAACCCGGAAGGAAGAACTACTGCTCGACGAGACGGAGATGAACCGCACATGGATTCTCCGCAAGTACCTCAACGAACTGAATGTCGTGGAGGCGATGGAGTTCCTGGTTGAGCGGTTCGGCCAGTACCCGAACAACAAGAAGTTCATGGAGAGCATGACAACCGGGAGTTGA
- a CDS encoding DUF1385 domain-containing protein — MPRAPQSLVGGQAVIEGVMMRAPRGVATAVRRPDGGISVRYRDHEPLTRRFRLLRLPVLRGAVTLVESLIIGTGSLMYSAEEASREEGQAAKKTSPWEKLLFGVVMVFSFALGLGLFFYVPLILTDLTGVRGSIPYNLVDGVFRLVIFFAYLFLITRWGEMRRVFQYHGAEHMTIFNYEAEVPISVENARTRSRLHPRCGTSFLFFVMIVSILVFSVLGRPEGVAERLARIAWVPVIAGISYEVIRLSARFRETFAGRALAAPGMGLQLLTTAPPDDTQLEVAVVALRAALAGGRPTDEGDAGGPA, encoded by the coding sequence ATGCCCAGGGCACCACAGTCGCTCGTTGGGGGACAGGCGGTCATCGAAGGCGTCATGATGCGCGCCCCCCGGGGGGTGGCGACGGCTGTGCGTCGCCCCGACGGTGGAATCTCCGTGCGATATCGGGACCATGAGCCACTGACGCGGCGTTTCCGTCTTCTCCGTCTCCCCGTTCTGCGGGGGGCCGTGACGCTGGTGGAGTCGTTGATCATCGGGACGGGTTCGCTCATGTACAGCGCGGAGGAGGCGTCGCGCGAAGAGGGTCAGGCCGCGAAGAAGACCAGCCCGTGGGAGAAACTTCTCTTCGGTGTGGTCATGGTGTTCTCCTTCGCGCTGGGCCTGGGTCTTTTCTTCTATGTTCCGCTCATTCTCACGGACCTGACCGGCGTTCGCGGCAGCATCCCCTACAATCTCGTCGATGGGGTGTTCCGCTTGGTTATTTTCTTCGCGTACCTCTTCCTCATTACGCGTTGGGGAGAGATGCGTCGCGTGTTCCAGTATCATGGGGCGGAACACATGACGATCTTCAACTATGAAGCCGAAGTTCCCATCTCCGTGGAAAACGCACGCACCCGATCGCGCCTCCATCCGCGATGCGGCACCAGCTTTCTCTTCTTTGTGATGATTGTGTCGATTCTCGTGTTCTCGGTTCTCGGGCGACCGGAGGGCGTCGCCGAGCGACTCGCGCGGATCGCGTGGGTGCCGGTGATCGCCGGGATCTCGTACGAGGTGATTCGGCTCTCCGCGCGTTTCCGTGAGACCTTTGCGGGAAGAGCGCTCGCTGCGCCCGGCATGGGCCTCCAACTCCTGACCACCGCGCCTCCGGACGACACCCAACTGGAAGTTGCGGTCGTGGCGCTTCGGGCCGCACTGGCCGGAGGGCGGCCCACCGACGAAGGCGATGCAGGCGGCCCCGCATGA
- the ilvC gene encoding ketol-acid reductoisomerase has protein sequence MARPRPARILRDADPAHLTGARVGVFGFGNQGRAQAECLRDSGVAVRVLPRAGGPSEAAVTEAGFPVLRATDLGECDILAVLVPDEVQAELLNGPIRSHAAPGTLLLFAHGFTLREHPRLLREDLDAALVCPLGPGSLLRERFLEGGGLAGLFAAVQDFTGTAEARALAYAAAIGLTRAGLIETTLEEEVVSDLFAEQAVLVGGAVELMRAAWETLVEAGVSGEVAYYSCVEELRQILELVSRDGPAGMRSAISTTARYGGLTRGPRIVGEDARAEMRAALEEIRTGSFAAEWKQEQESGGGRLEDLTRREREHPMEAAGRRVRAELGPAGDADRDDPAEVDTGHPEI, from the coding sequence ATGGCGCGCCCGCGCCCCGCACGGATCCTCCGGGACGCGGACCCCGCGCACCTGACCGGGGCGAGAGTCGGGGTTTTCGGCTTCGGGAATCAGGGCCGGGCCCAGGCGGAGTGCCTGCGGGACTCCGGTGTGGCGGTGCGCGTGCTCCCCCGCGCCGGCGGGCCGTCTGAAGCGGCGGTGACCGAGGCGGGCTTCCCGGTGCTTCGCGCCACGGATCTGGGCGAATGCGACATTCTCGCCGTACTCGTCCCGGACGAAGTCCAGGCCGAACTCCTGAACGGCCCCATTCGCTCCCACGCCGCTCCGGGCACACTGCTCCTTTTCGCGCACGGATTCACGCTGCGGGAACACCCCCGCCTCCTTCGCGAAGACCTCGACGCCGCGCTCGTATGTCCGCTGGGACCGGGGTCGCTGCTTCGAGAGCGTTTTCTGGAAGGGGGAGGACTCGCGGGGCTTTTTGCGGCGGTACAGGACTTCACGGGGACTGCTGAGGCGCGTGCCCTGGCGTATGCCGCCGCCATCGGGTTGACGCGGGCGGGGCTCATTGAGACGACGCTGGAGGAGGAGGTCGTGAGCGATCTCTTCGCCGAGCAGGCGGTGCTGGTCGGCGGCGCGGTGGAACTGATGCGCGCGGCGTGGGAGACGCTGGTGGAGGCGGGAGTCTCCGGCGAAGTGGCGTACTACAGCTGCGTGGAGGAGTTGCGGCAGATTCTCGAACTCGTCTCGCGCGACGGCCCGGCAGGAATGCGAAGCGCCATCAGCACCACGGCCCGCTACGGAGGGCTGACGCGCGGTCCGCGGATCGTCGGGGAGGATGCCCGCGCGGAGATGCGTGCCGCACTGGAGGAGATCCGCACCGGCTCCTTTGCCGCGGAATGGAAGCAGGAGCAGGAGTCCGGGGGGGGGCGCCTGGAGGACCTTACCCGGCGAGAGAGGGAGCACCCCATGGAGGCGGCCGGACGACGGGTTCGCGCGGAACTGGGTCCCGCGGGAGACGCCGACCGTGACGACCCCGCAGAGGTTGACACGGGGCACCCCGAAATCTAG
- a CDS encoding cytochrome c3 family protein translates to MLNRWLPCLLVLLVAAFVAGCADNDDDCITPDPVPAMDYAGSAACATCHSDTSSAGRATGSDEYDRWVESGHPYKLTKIDGVAPTDKFPTFSRYPNDPVDPPTGTWADYSYTIGGYGWKMRWVKNDGFIQTDVGSNQYNFESGAYSDYHVGEEKPYNCGKCHTTGWVDSDDGDATNNQEGMAGMTGTFVAPGVHCEECHGTGSQHVSDPELFPMTVDASSDQCGRCHTRHSTQKIQVSSGFIKHHEQYDEWLHSPHKGYAGCNDCHDPHSSVVFDDEALGMGVTTTCEDCHSEVVTIAGHDLLYPGTVGCTDCHMPEAAKSAVKENDYNGDVMSHIFQINTDAVGKDAMFYDDGGTTFVVVDEGGVASVTLDFACHGCHQDSSGTGGLGSMKTLAELSAQAVGIHD, encoded by the coding sequence ATGCTGAATCGTTGGTTGCCCTGTCTTCTGGTTCTGCTCGTTGCGGCGTTCGTGGCCGGATGTGCAGACAATGATGACGATTGCATCACGCCGGACCCGGTTCCGGCCATGGACTACGCGGGCTCGGCAGCCTGCGCAACGTGTCACTCCGACACATCTTCGGCAGGTCGCGCCACCGGCAGCGACGAGTACGATCGCTGGGTTGAGTCCGGCCATCCGTACAAGCTGACGAAGATTGACGGTGTGGCTCCGACGGACAAGTTCCCGACCTTCTCTCGCTATCCCAACGATCCGGTCGACCCGCCCACGGGCACATGGGCCGACTACAGCTACACGATCGGTGGATACGGCTGGAAGATGCGCTGGGTCAAGAACGACGGATTCATCCAGACCGATGTCGGCAGCAATCAGTACAACTTCGAGAGCGGGGCCTACTCGGACTACCATGTCGGTGAGGAGAAGCCGTACAACTGCGGCAAGTGCCACACCACCGGTTGGGTGGACTCCGATGACGGCGACGCCACCAACAACCAGGAAGGCATGGCTGGAATGACCGGAACCTTCGTGGCTCCCGGCGTCCACTGCGAGGAGTGCCACGGCACCGGTTCGCAGCATGTCTCCGACCCGGAACTCTTCCCGATGACCGTGGATGCCTCGTCCGACCAGTGCGGACGCTGTCACACGCGTCATTCCACGCAGAAGATCCAGGTCAGCAGTGGCTTCATCAAGCACCACGAGCAGTACGACGAATGGCTGCATTCGCCGCACAAGGGATATGCGGGCTGCAACGACTGTCACGACCCGCACTCCTCCGTGGTCTTCGACGACGAGGCGCTCGGCATGGGCGTGACCACGACCTGTGAGGATTGCCACTCGGAAGTGGTGACGATCGCGGGACACGATCTCCTCTATCCGGGGACGGTCGGGTGTACGGACTGCCATATGCCGGAAGCCGCCAAGAGCGCGGTCAAGGAGAACGACTACAACGGAGATGTGATGTCGCACATCTTCCAGATCAACACGGATGCGGTCGGCAAGGACGCCATGTTCTATGATGACGGCGGCACCACTTTCGTGGTCGTGGACGAGGGCGGCGTAGCCTCGGTCACTCTTGACTTCGCGTGCCATGGTTGCCACCAGGATTCTTCCGGTACGGGAGGCCTCGGGTCCATGAAGACTCTGGCGGAACTCTCGGCCCAGGCTGTGGGAATCCACGACTAG